Proteins from a single region of Pseudodesulfovibrio portus:
- a CDS encoding WcbI family polysaccharide biosynthesis putative acetyltransferase, with product MTKELCIVHANCQGDPLVERLRLCPEFADRYECVLITNYTREPVPADLLSRCSLFLYQRLGPKWDELASESLLAKLPADARSLCVPNMFFTGYWPTWSGATGFDYRCSLLDELTATPLPVEEIVLLYIHTDMAAKFDLLSMVIDTLERERQREAHTPVKYLDIISRDYRSEQLFNTVNHPRKRLMNHAASGVLRELGFTAPDAAALDALGEPFPELEQPINPKVAAHFGWDFAGPDRQYEIYGRKMNFSRWVSNYVFAKKAGVKDFIGFLQGDDIAI from the coding sequence ATGACCAAGGAACTCTGCATCGTACACGCCAACTGCCAGGGCGACCCCCTGGTCGAGCGGCTGCGCCTGTGCCCGGAATTCGCGGACCGATACGAGTGCGTGCTGATCACCAACTACACGCGCGAGCCCGTGCCCGCAGACCTTCTTTCCCGGTGTTCCCTGTTCCTGTACCAGCGCCTCGGGCCCAAATGGGACGAGCTGGCCTCGGAATCCCTGCTCGCGAAGCTCCCCGCCGACGCCCGCAGCCTGTGCGTGCCCAACATGTTCTTCACGGGCTACTGGCCCACCTGGTCGGGCGCGACCGGCTTCGACTACCGCTGCTCGCTCCTTGACGAACTCACCGCCACCCCCCTGCCCGTCGAGGAAATCGTCCTGCTCTACATCCACACGGACATGGCCGCCAAATTCGACCTGCTGTCCATGGTGATCGACACGCTGGAGCGGGAGCGGCAGCGTGAAGCCCACACCCCGGTCAAGTACCTGGACATCATCAGCCGCGACTACCGCTCGGAGCAGCTTTTCAACACGGTCAACCACCCCCGGAAACGGCTCATGAACCATGCGGCCTCCGGCGTGCTGCGCGAGTTGGGGTTCACCGCGCCGGACGCGGCGGCCCTCGACGCGCTGGGCGAGCCCTTCCCCGAACTCGAACAGCCCATCAACCCCAAGGTGGCCGCCCACTTCGGCTGGGATTTCGCGGGGCCGGACAGGCAGTACGAAATCTACGGCCGCAAGATGAACTTCTCCCGCTGGGTGTCCAACTACGTGTTCGCCAAAAAGGCCGGGGTAAAGGATTTCATCGGATTCCTGCAGGGCGACGACATCGCCATCTGA
- a CDS encoding tetratricopeptide repeat protein encodes MDNKKFLGLLTGSNDAPRLSTTAIIIAVVFLIVPLAMLQLAPQFMQTAEDGQPGQEDFNLAMAYILTDLNDQAAIPVLQRAADAGNPKAMLVLGVMYAKGEIVPGDMDKARSLLEEPARLMFQPALNFMGIMAVHDGDLERAWQLFDDSLERSTVIIYDEDRLTPNYWMGYLYSNKQFSRYNLHAADMYMARAARSGREDMQLRYAAFLIFETMDYGKAIPLLETLTAKDNVKSKALTAFLHAEGYGYEKDCAKAFDLATDCADQGSGLAMTVISDLYRTGCGVPRDPELARVWAEKARAARD; translated from the coding sequence ATGGACAACAAGAAATTTCTCGGGCTGCTGACGGGCAGCAACGACGCACCCAGGCTGTCGACCACGGCCATCATCATCGCCGTGGTTTTCCTGATCGTGCCGCTGGCCATGCTGCAGCTCGCGCCCCAGTTCATGCAGACCGCCGAGGACGGGCAGCCCGGACAGGAAGACTTCAACCTGGCCATGGCCTATATCCTCACCGACCTGAACGACCAGGCCGCGATCCCTGTGCTGCAAAGGGCTGCGGACGCGGGCAACCCCAAAGCCATGCTGGTGCTCGGCGTCATGTACGCCAAAGGGGAGATCGTCCCCGGGGACATGGACAAGGCCCGCTCGCTGCTGGAGGAACCGGCCAGGCTCATGTTCCAGCCGGCCCTCAACTTCATGGGCATCATGGCCGTGCACGACGGCGACCTGGAGCGGGCGTGGCAGCTGTTCGACGACTCCCTGGAGCGCTCGACCGTGATCATCTACGACGAGGACAGGCTCACCCCCAACTACTGGATGGGCTATCTCTATTCCAACAAGCAGTTCTCGCGCTACAACCTCCACGCCGCCGACATGTACATGGCCCGGGCCGCCCGGTCCGGCCGCGAAGACATGCAACTGCGCTACGCCGCGTTCCTGATCTTCGAGACCATGGACTACGGCAAGGCGATCCCCCTGCTGGAAACCCTGACGGCAAAGGACAACGTCAAGTCAAAGGCCCTGACCGCCTTTCTTCATGCCGAAGGGTACGGATATGAAAAGGATTGCGCCAAGGCCTTTGACCTGGCCACGGACTGCGCGGACCAGGGCAGCGGACTGGCAATGACCGTCATCAGCGACCTGTACCGGACGGGCTGCGGCGTGCCCAGGGACCCTGAACTGGCCCGTGTCTGGGCGGAAAAGGCCAGGGCCGCGCGGGACTGA
- a CDS encoding class I SAM-dependent methyltransferase produces MTNPLFDTVRHTPDAASLWDGSHKIPWNDPAFSARILREHLSQDHHLASRKSSVIEAQCAWIASRCLSGGPASILDLGCGPGLYSRLLAGDANYYIGLDFSPASIGYAQDTFGAPGKAEFRLADVAEADFGGPFELAMMLYGELNVFPPEVCQRILAKAHAALAPGGRLLIERQRFGAVRKSGQEPRSRTRADNGGLFSDRAYVCLTENHWFDAESVALQCFHVLAQGDAEPVTYRSTTRAWTGDEMEGLLRQAGFADVAHHDDWPVPDNGLALVSATK; encoded by the coding sequence ATGACCAACCCCCTATTCGATACCGTCCGCCATACCCCCGACGCCGCCTCCCTCTGGGACGGCAGCCACAAGATTCCCTGGAACGATCCTGCGTTCAGCGCGCGGATTCTCAGGGAGCACCTCTCCCAGGACCACCACCTCGCCAGCCGCAAGTCGTCCGTTATCGAGGCGCAGTGCGCGTGGATCGCGTCGCGCTGCCTGTCCGGCGGCCCGGCGTCCATTCTCGACCTCGGCTGCGGCCCCGGCCTGTATTCGAGGCTGTTGGCCGGTGACGCCAACTACTATATCGGGCTGGATTTCAGCCCCGCGTCCATCGGTTACGCCCAGGACACGTTCGGCGCGCCCGGCAAGGCCGAATTCAGGCTGGCCGACGTGGCCGAAGCCGATTTCGGCGGCCCGTTCGAGCTGGCCATGATGCTCTATGGCGAGCTGAACGTGTTCCCTCCGGAGGTCTGTCAACGGATACTGGCCAAGGCCCATGCGGCGCTGGCCCCGGGCGGTCGGCTGCTGATCGAGCGGCAGCGGTTCGGGGCCGTCAGGAAATCCGGGCAGGAGCCCCGTTCCCGAACGCGCGCTGACAACGGCGGCTTGTTCTCGGACCGGGCCTATGTATGCCTGACTGAAAACCACTGGTTCGACGCCGAGTCCGTGGCCCTGCAGTGCTTCCACGTGCTGGCCCAAGGCGACGCCGAGCCGGTCACCTACCGGTCCACCACCCGGGCGTGGACAGGTGACGAGATGGAAGGCCTGTTGCGCCAGGCCGGTTTCGCCGACGTGGCCCACCACGACGACTGGCCGGTGCCGGACAACGGCCTGGCCTTGGTTTCGGCCACGAAGTAA
- the thrB gene encoding homoserine kinase, which yields MAFVPIKRDEVQYPCITLVGMAGAGKSTLGELLAERLGWGRLDTDRYMESYYGIPLQAIMDTYGLDDFLRIEEELVARLNLTRTIISTGGSVIYGERAVTRLKELGPVVMLDIGEDTFIKRVGDAENRGLAIGPGKTMRDLYNERQPLYRAAADITVSTDMSTPGECVEAILQQVDFS from the coding sequence ATGGCTTTCGTGCCCATCAAGCGCGACGAGGTTCAGTATCCGTGCATCACCCTGGTGGGCATGGCCGGGGCCGGCAAGTCCACCCTGGGCGAACTGCTGGCCGAGCGGCTCGGCTGGGGGCGGCTCGACACGGACCGGTACATGGAGTCCTACTACGGCATCCCGCTGCAGGCGATCATGGACACCTACGGCCTGGACGACTTCCTGCGCATCGAGGAGGAGCTGGTCGCCAGGCTGAATCTGACCCGGACCATCATCTCCACGGGCGGGTCGGTCATCTACGGCGAAAGGGCCGTGACAAGGCTCAAGGAACTCGGCCCGGTGGTCATGCTCGACATCGGGGAGGACACTTTCATCAAGCGCGTGGGCGACGCCGAAAACCGGGGGCTGGCCATCGGACCGGGCAAGACCATGCGCGATCTTTACAACGAGCGCCAGCCGCTGTACCGTGCCGCCGCCGACATCACGGTATCCACGGACATGTCCACGCCCGGGGAATGCGTGGAGGCCATACTCCAACAAGTCGATTTTTCATGA
- the pyrR gene encoding bifunctional pyr operon transcriptional regulator/uracil phosphoribosyltransferase PyrR codes for MKECGTILTGKEMSRTLERLAFEVYERRGDDESIAILGIQRRGADLAERLKKLLDERLGTKVPLGKLDINLYRDDWTTNLELAPVINCSEIGFEVEGRSIVLVDDVLYSGRTIRAALEAILDYGRPKRVELLVLVDRGHRELPIQADYVGKRIDTLGDEHINVLVAERDDEDKVCLVRGE; via the coding sequence GGAGATGAGCCGGACGCTCGAGCGTCTGGCCTTTGAAGTCTACGAACGCCGGGGCGACGACGAGTCCATTGCCATCCTCGGCATCCAGCGCCGCGGGGCGGACCTGGCCGAACGGCTCAAGAAGCTCCTTGACGAGCGGCTGGGCACCAAGGTGCCGCTGGGCAAGCTGGACATCAACCTGTACCGCGACGACTGGACCACCAACCTGGAGTTGGCTCCGGTCATCAACTGTTCGGAGATCGGGTTCGAGGTCGAGGGCCGCTCCATCGTGCTGGTGGACGACGTGCTCTACTCGGGCCGGACCATCCGCGCCGCCCTGGAGGCGATCCTGGATTACGGTCGCCCCAAGCGGGTGGAACTGCTCGTGCTCGTGGATCGGGGCCATCGGGAGCTGCCCATCCAGGCCGACTACGTGGGCAAGAGGATCGACACTCTGGGCGACGAGCATATCAACGTGCTGGTCGCCGAGCGCGACGACGAGGACAAGGTCTGCCTCGTGCGGGGCGAATAG
- a CDS encoding Ada metal-binding domain-containing protein: MRKLLIPAFVALALLFAGLAVEGAALTVLGEAQAASIVYHGNRNSHIFHQPGCRYYNCKNCVVEFSSRQQALAAGFRPCKICKP; the protein is encoded by the coding sequence ATGAGAAAACTGTTGATCCCCGCATTTGTCGCCCTGGCGCTCTTGTTCGCGGGCCTGGCAGTGGAGGGGGCGGCTCTGACCGTGTTGGGCGAGGCCCAGGCGGCTTCGATCGTCTATCACGGCAACCGGAACTCGCATATCTTTCACCAGCCCGGCTGCCGGTACTACAACTGCAAGAATTGCGTTGTGGAGTTTTCCTCGCGGCAACAGGCATTGGCTGCGGGGTTTCGGCCCTGCAAGATTTGCAAGCCCTAA